In Archaeoglobus profundus DSM 5631, the sequence TCTAAATTTACAATTTTTATTTATAATCTCTCTAGGATGCTCGCAACGATTAGTGGTAAAAGGACAGTTGCATCTCCGTAAACGTTCACACTCTTAGCACTCTCACTAACCTTTCCCCACGAAATTGCCTCTCTAACTCTTGCACCGCTCAGGCTACCATCCCATTCGACTGCTGTAGTAATGTACACTACGTAGTCCAAGCCATCTTTGAACTGATTCCACCAGATCGTATGGTGCTTACTAATTCCTCCCCCAACTATAAGAGCGCCAGATCTTTTCGCATTAAAGATTATCTCGCTCAGTTCGTCCTCATCTTTTAAAACATCCACGATAAAATCTTTGTGAGTCTGATAAAACAGCCAAAGCTGACTTCCAAAAGCTCCATCGGTTATGCCGGGAACAAATACTGGAATTTTGTTTTTGTAGCACCAGTAAACTATCGAGCTATCGGCATTCTCTTCACCCTCAATTCTTTTCCCTACCTCCCATATGAGTTCTCTCGTCGAAATCCTTCTTTTTCCCTCGTTGTAAATGTCTTCAAATATCGGCTGAAGCTTCTCCTCCAAAATTAGCCCGTAGCTTTCCTTCGGAGTTAGAACATTTCCAATTCTGTGAATTCCCTTCTTATAGAGCTCAACATCGTCTAGCATGAATGAGCCGTGATAATAGTCCTTCCAAATCCTCGCAAGGTCATGATCTAAAGTACCGCATGTCGTTACTATCACATCGACAAGCCTTCTTTTAACAAGCTCCTTAATTACTCCTCTCGTACCAGTTGCAATTATACACGCTGGAAAAGACAGAAATACTGTACACTCTTCATCTTTTATCATTTCTTCAAAGATGTCTACTGCAACGGCTAGATCCTTTGCGGTAAAGCCACCGGATTTATAAAGCTCCTTGATGAGTTCGTTGACAGTCATTCCACTTTTGAGCTGGATGTCCCCGACCTTCATGCATCGAGTAAAACCCTTATTTAAAAATGTTGAGCCTGAGTTGTGAAGCCCCTGGGAGTCTGCAAGAACTGTGGAGATTTTGAAGGAATGTGTAAATGTGGGAAGGGGAAGATTTTGATAGATGGTGAGAAAAGAGAAAGAATTAGTAAGTTTTTGAGCGGTCTTTTGAGGCATTATCCTCATAGCTTTGGCTTAAAAGTAGATGAATTTGGATGGGTTGATTTGAAGGAAGTCCTCAAGATCTTAAAGGAAAGATACGGCGTAGGGAGGAAGGTTGTTGAACTTATAGTTAAGTTCGATCCTAAAGGTAGGTTCGAAATAAAAGATGGGAAGATAAGGGCAAGGTACGGGCACAGCATCGACGTCAAAGTTGATTGGAGCGAAGCTGAAGAAATTCCTGAAAAGTTATATCATGGCACCAGCCCTAAAAATCTGGAATCAATTTTAAAGGAGGGTTTGAAGCCTATGAGAAGAAAGGAGGTTCACCTCAGCGCCACAATAGAGGATGCGATAGAAGTTGGCAGGAGACATCATCCACAGCCAGTTGTCTTGGAGATATATACTGAATGTCTGATTAAGCACGGACTGAGCGTTAGGAAGAAGGGAAGTGTTTACACAACAGATTACGTTCCGCCCCAGTGCTTGAAAGTGCTTGATATGAAGTAAAGATGTTCAAAACATGAAGGCAAAACATTTAAAAATAAGTTGCCAAAGAGCGGAAAAAGGATGAAGAAGTTTGATGTTATTATAGTGGGAGCCGGTCCAGGGGGGCTTTTTGCCGGATACAAGCTTGCTGGAAAATTGAGCGTAGCAATTTTCGACATGGGTAGAGACATAGACAAAAGGAAGTGTCCGAGTGACCTTTCTCAGAGCTTTTGCCAAAAGTGCAAGCCGTGCAATATAACTTACGGCGTTGGAGGGGCTGGCGGTCTATCTGATGGTAAACTGAACTACCCCATTCCAGAGTTTCCATCGAGCTTTACAGTGGGGGGTGATTTACTCGGTCTCGTCGATACTGAATATCTGCTGAAGAAGATGGAGGAAGTGGACGAGATTTTTCTCAAACACGGAGCGCCGGATGAGGTCTATGGAACGGATATGGAAAAAGTAAACGAGTTTCTGAGAAAAGCGAACTCAGCTGGCATAGAATTCGTTCCTCTCAAGCAGAGACACGTTGGAAGCGATGAACTTCCAAAGGTCATAAAGAGCATAGAAAAGTACCTCAAGGACAACGGTGTAAAGATCTACACGAGAAAGACTGTCGTAGACATAAATCCAAAAGAGAAAGTAATAACGTTGAAGAACGGTGAAAAGTATGCATACGACTATCTCATCATAGGTGTTGGAAGGGGAGGATCGGAATGGCTGGAGAAGTGGGTCAAGCAGTACAACATAGCTGTAAGTGAGAAAGCGAAGTTCATAGATGTCGGTGTCAGAGTTGAGGTTCCAGCTTCAATAATGGACGAAATAACATCTGTCATCTATGATCCAAAGCTGAGAGTTCTGACGAAAAGACATGACGACTATGTAAGGACGTTCTGCACTTGTCCGAGAGGTTGGGTTATAAGAGAAGACTACGGAGACTTCTGCTTAGTCAATGGACACAGTAAGGCCAAGGAGAAGACGAACAACACGAACTTTGCCTTGCTTGGTCACTATGAATTCACGGAGCCTTTCGAGGAGCCTAACGAATGGGGTAGAGATCTGGCTAGAATAACCACAAAGCTTGGAGGAGGAAATCCAATAGTCCAAAGACTTAGAGACCTTAGACTGGGTAGAAGGAGCACTGAAAGAAGAATAGCAAACAACCGTTTAGTCCAGCCAACGCTTAAGACTGCAATTCCCGGAGATATAAGTCTGGCCTATCCCGGTAGAGTCATAGACGATATAATCGACGCCCTAGAGGCTTTGGATAAGGTGATACCCGGTGTTGCTGACGATTCTACACTGCTCTATGCTCCAGAGATAAAGTTCTACTCGCTTAGGCTCAAAGTCAACAGCGAGATGGAAACAAGCATTCCCAACGTCTACGCAATAGGGGACGGAGCGGGAGTGAGTAGGGGAATCGTTGGTGCAGCAGTAACGGGATTGATAGCAGCTGAGAGCATACTCAGGAAGGCTAAGAAGTCAAGTTGAGTTCTTCATCAATCTTTTTGTCTTTTTGTATGGTCTGTGCTAAACTCCTTTGAATAAATTCCGAAATTCAGCTCTTCATCTTGCACATAGCTCTTTCCAAGCTTTAATGCCATCTCAGCCTTTTTAAGCTCCCTACCTAAGTATCCAGCGTGATCTAAGCGAGAAACTAAGCCGAGTCTTATGATAGTGTCCAAAATATCTTTAGCTTTGTCTCCAACGACTGTAGCCTTTTCGTGCTGGCAATATATCCTATCATCGATCCAAATTCTGAAATCGCCCATGGGGTCTCTTGTAAACTCGGAAGGCTTTGCCTCAACGATGTTTCCTGCTTCGCATTTATTCCTCCTAATCCTCTTCTCCTTGAAAACGAGCAAATCAAAGCCCAAATCCTTTGGAGGAACTCTCTTTAACTTTGAAACTTTAGCCATGTAGGTTGCAACCTTTAGCTCTCTAATACTACCTCTCGTTTTATCGCTTGCCTCAGTAGTAAACAGAATTT encodes:
- a CDS encoding deoxyhypusine synthase; translated protein: MKVGDIQLKSGMTVNELIKELYKSGGFTAKDLAVAVDIFEEMIKDEECTVFLSFPACIIATGTRGVIKELVKRRLVDVIVTTCGTLDHDLARIWKDYYHGSFMLDDVELYKKGIHRIGNVLTPKESYGLILEEKLQPIFEDIYNEGKRRISTRELIWEVGKRIEGEENADSSIVYWCYKNKIPVFVPGITDGAFGSQLWLFYQTHKDFIVDVLKDEDELSEIIFNAKRSGALIVGGGISKHHTIWWNQFKDGLDYVVYITTAVEWDGSLSGARVREAISWGKVSESAKSVNVYGDATVLLPLIVASILERL
- a CDS encoding RNA 2'-phosphotransferase produces the protein MKPLGVCKNCGDFEGMCKCGKGKILIDGEKRERISKFLSGLLRHYPHSFGLKVDEFGWVDLKEVLKILKERYGVGRKVVELIVKFDPKGRFEIKDGKIRARYGHSIDVKVDWSEAEEIPEKLYHGTSPKNLESILKEGLKPMRRKEVHLSATIEDAIEVGRRHHPQPVVLEIYTECLIKHGLSVRKKGSVYTTDYVPPQCLKVLDMK
- a CDS encoding NAD(P)/FAD-dependent oxidoreductase; translated protein: MKKFDVIIVGAGPGGLFAGYKLAGKLSVAIFDMGRDIDKRKCPSDLSQSFCQKCKPCNITYGVGGAGGLSDGKLNYPIPEFPSSFTVGGDLLGLVDTEYLLKKMEEVDEIFLKHGAPDEVYGTDMEKVNEFLRKANSAGIEFVPLKQRHVGSDELPKVIKSIEKYLKDNGVKIYTRKTVVDINPKEKVITLKNGEKYAYDYLIIGVGRGGSEWLEKWVKQYNIAVSEKAKFIDVGVRVEVPASIMDEITSVIYDPKLRVLTKRHDDYVRTFCTCPRGWVIREDYGDFCLVNGHSKAKEKTNNTNFALLGHYEFTEPFEEPNEWGRDLARITTKLGGGNPIVQRLRDLRLGRRSTERRIANNRLVQPTLKTAIPGDISLAYPGRVIDDIIDALEALDKVIPGVADDSTLLYAPEIKFYSLRLKVNSEMETSIPNVYAIGDGAGVSRGIVGAAVTGLIAAESILRKAKKSS